A stretch of the Neodiprion lecontei isolate iyNeoLeco1 chromosome 4, iyNeoLeco1.1, whole genome shotgun sequence genome encodes the following:
- the LOC107218374 gene encoding carcinine transporter, which yields MTVAVEPSKVEDGKRSKIENFDDILPYIGEAGRYQWLLFILLLPFTVVYAFLYFTQFFLTLTPEQYWCKVPELDGWNLTDHEKIALSIPAANADELKLEGATAVSRCQMYAVNYTELLMTGVRVADPSWATTKCEHGWSFNYTNIPYASIAAELEWVCDKTYLSSAAQSAFFAGSMIGGLVFGYVADHYGRIPALVACNAVGFFASIATVFANSFWSFCLCRLVVGTAFDNCFNILFIIVIEYVGPKYRTLIANLSFGIYFAVASSILPWIAYWIADWRILSVVTAAPLAIAFVGPWIVPESARWYISSGKVDKAIDMLKRFERVNGKTVQPEIYEEFRESCNNIIKNDKSHNNYTVLDLFKKPRLARITVMLIIWWLAMIIVFDGHVWNMKLLDPNVFMSFSLAALTELPAAIILAILLDRWGRRWMSFLSLAMCGIFSFIAVATPAGGPTVIMAIFARLGVNIAANIGFQYAAEMLPTVVRAQGVSLIHIIGYFAHIIGPYIVYLADVAPQLPLVVLGLLSMSTAFLTLFLPETLDQDLPESLQEGNDFGKEQSFWWIPCISRTPEKKKAYRKKLGVTNAGFNPGSLSRIDSTKL from the exons ATGACGGTTGCTGTTGAGCcctcaaaggtggaagatggAAAACggtcgaaaatcgaaaatttcgaCGACATCTTGCCTTACATCGGAGAAGCCGGCCGATATCAATGGCTACTCTTTATTCTGTTATTGCCTTTCACCGTCGTTTACGCTTTCCTATACTTTACTCAATTCTTCCTCACACTTACACCGGAACAATATTGGTGTAAAGTGCCCGAACTTGATGGCTGGAATCTCACCGACCACGAGAA GATCGCCCTCTCTATTCCCGCAGCGAATGCTGATGAACTGAAATTAGAAGGAGCTACGGCTGTTTCTCGGTGTCAAATGTATGCCGTCAACTACACTGAACTTCTCATGACAGGTGTGAGAGTAGCTGACCCATCGTGGGCGACTACAAAGTGTGAACACGGCTGGTCATTCAACTATACGAATATTCCATATGCCTCAATCGCTGCTGAG TTGGAATGGGTTTGCGATAAGACTTACCTATCTTCTGCAGCTCAGTCTGCATTTTTTGCTGGTAGTATGATAGGGGGCCTTGTGTTTGGATACGTTGCTGATCATTACGGACGGATCCCCGCCTTAGTAGCGTGCAACGCAGTGGGCTTCTTTGCATCAATTGCAACAGTTTTCGCAAATAGTTTTTGGTCCTTTTGCTTGTGCAGATTGGTTGTTGGAACGGCCTTCGATAACTGCTTCAACATCCTCTTCATAATCG TCATAGAATATGTGGGCCCAAAATACCGGACCTTAATAGCCAATCTGTCCTTTGGAATATACTTCGCGGTTGCATCTAGTATTCTGCCATGGATAGCATACTGGATTGCTGACTGGAGGATTCTTAGTGTTGTAACCGCGGCTCCATTAGCCATTGCCTTCGTGGGGCCATGGATCGTTCCAGAGAGTGCGAG ATGGTACATCTCAAGTGGTAAGGTAGACAAAGCTATTGATATGCTCAAGAGGTTTGAGCGTGTGAACGGCAAAACTGTACAGCCAGAAATTTATGAAGAGTTTCGGGAAAGCTGCAACAACATCATCAAAAATGACAAGTCACACAACAATTACACAGTGCTGGATCTCTTCAAAAAACCACGACTTGCACGGATAACAGTGATGCTGATTATCTGGTG GCTTGCAATGATCATTGTCTTCGACGGTCACGTTTGGAACATGAAACTTCTGGACCCCAATGTGTTCATGTCGTTTTCACTTGCTGCTCTCACCGAACTTCCGGCTGCTATAATTCTTGCAATTCTCTTGGATCGTTGGGGTCGAAGATGGATGAGTTTCTTGTCTTTGGCAATGTGTGGTATATTCTCCTTCATAGCCGTCGCTACTCCTGCCG gagGGCCAACCGTAATTATGGCTATTTTTGCCCGTTTGGGTGTAAATATTGCCGCAAATATTGGCTTCCAGTATGCCGCTGAAATGTTACCTACAGTTGTACGAGCTCAGGGTGTCTCACTTATCCACATCATCGGTTACTTCGCACATATAATCGGGCCCTACATTGTATACCTG GCTGATGTCGCTCCGCAGCTGCCGCTTGTGGTGCTGGGTCTTTTGTCAATGTCCACAGCGTTTCTGACTCTATTTTTACCAGAAACTTTGGATCAAGATTTGCCAGAAAGTCTTCAAGAGGGTAATGATTTTGGCAAAGAGCAAAGCTTCTGGTGGATTCCGTGCATCAGCAG GACTCCGGAAAAGAAGAAGGCCTACAGAAAGAAATTAGGTGTGACAAACGCAGGTTTTAATCCAGGAAGTCTGAGCAGAATCGATTCTACAAAGTTATAA